In one window of Episyrphus balteatus chromosome 3, idEpiBalt1.1, whole genome shotgun sequence DNA:
- the LOC129915166 gene encoding uncharacterized protein LOC129915166 has translation MAIDFLILGLILISFTINLLALGAFWVTPGLRTTTNRFLINLLIINLVSCCILAATLIFIEDQDTVLSNIESLEIITKNSTSDYYKFKDFKDIENESAIGGHSDEEDMVESNQLMRLWSIDMAAALGALSVLLVVGDTWMAVRDPLHYHRRVSRVKAWVLITTTWTLGIFFGMISAYRQIYFECIKIIENNRNMLFEEIEEWTLTEGTILNMIFSCIYFVLIILLPFGFICGMYWRIFSEAKDNGVKKLKKRSSPILQQQILSKFKETTSLDDINKSPFQPLLVRSSDRLNAIRQIYSDPNFQRFNQGHSNFVTGFEPTSNLRYMAHQALQIPTTHTSQRSFNYMVSVFKHREESRAARISILVVIMFIVSYLPYGFLVLLQDGQIIENFQYATQLAVFLILLGNLTSPIIFAYRNKRIRHGINRLFGLDIRSRIYRQRDKCGTLHSGTKVSTSLKRNRRKLYSYSKNTCKYLEPILKNPPKSLQNIKYDTNKVGTYLYLTNSATVQSSVIFGHISVVST, from the coding sequence ATGGcaatagattttttgattttgggcCTTATTTTGATATCGTTCACAATAAATCTGCTGGCACTTGGTGCATTTTGGGTGACACCAGGCTTAAGGACAACGACTAATcgatttcttattaatttattaattattaatttagtCAGTTGCTGTATATTGGCAGctacattaatttttattgaagatCAAGATACAGTACTCAGTAATATTGAAAGTTTAGAAATCATTACAAAAAACTCTACTTCCGATTATTACAAATTTAAGGACTTTAAAGATATTGAAAATGAAAGTGCGATAGGTGGTCACAGTGATGAAGAGGATATGGTGGAATCTAATCAACTTATGAGGCTTTGGTCGATTGATATGGCAGCAGCATTGGGAGCATTATCAGTGCTTTTAGTGGTTGGTGATACTTGGATGGCAGTAAGAGATCCTCTGCATTATCACCGTCGTGTGTCAAGAGTAAAGGCATGGGTACTCATCACCACAACCTGGACTCTTGGCATCTTCTTTGGAATGATATCAGCTTACAGACAAATATATTTCGAATGTATCAAAATTAtcgaaaataatagaaatatgCTCTTTGAGGAGATTGAAGAGTGGACCCTTACAGAAGGTACGATCCTTAATATGATTTTTTcgtgtatttattttgttttaattattttgctgCCATTTGGATTTATTTGTGGAATGTATTGGAGAATATTTTCGGAAGCCAAGGATAACggtgtaaaaaaactaaaaaaaagatcTTCACCAATTCTTCAACAACAAATCCTGTCTAAGTTCAAAGAAACTACTAGTCTTGATGATATCAATAAATCTCCATTCCAACCTCTCCTAGTACGATCTTCTGATCGCTTAAATGCTATTCGACAGATTTACTCCGATCCGAACTTCCAGAGATTTAACCAAGGCCACAGTAATTTTGTGACTGGCTTTGAACCCACATCAAACCTTCGTTATATGGCGCATCAAGCCCTCCAAATCCCTACAACTCACACTTCTCAGAGATCCTTCAACTACATGGTATCGGTTTTCAAGCATCGCGAAGAGTCACGAGCTGCTCGAATTAGTATTTTAGTTGTCATAATGTTTATTGTATCATATCTGCCTTACGGTTTTCTGGTTTTACTTCAAGATGGACAAATAATTGAGAACTTCCAGTATGCAACTCAACTAGCAGTATTCTTGATTCTCCTTGGTAATCTTACCTCACCTATTATATTCGCTTATAGGAACAAGCGTATTAGACATGGAATTAATCGCCTCTTTGGCTTGGATATCCGTTCAAGGATTTATCGTCAGCGAGATAAATGTGGTACGTTACATTCTGGTACCAAAGTCAGTACAAGTTTAAAACGAAATCgaagaaaattatattcatACTCGAAGAATACATGTAAATATCTTGAACCGATTTTGAAAAACCCTCCAAAAAGCTTAcagaatataaaatatgatacAAATAAAGTTGGAACGTATTTGTATCTAACAAATTCAGCGACTGTTCAAAGTAGTGTCATATTTGGACATATTTCTGTTGTTAGTACATAA